In Balaenoptera acutorostrata chromosome 12, mBalAcu1.1, whole genome shotgun sequence, a single window of DNA contains:
- the LOC130709437 gene encoding LOW QUALITY PROTEIN: eIF5-mimic protein 2-like (The sequence of the model RefSeq protein was modified relative to this genomic sequence to represent the inferred CDS: deleted 1 base in 1 codon) codes for MLLEQNLITADMQKHSLTFWWPVECWPQVFNKLIRCYKYLEKGFEDEVKKLLLFLKGFSESERNNLAMLTGVLLANGTLNASTLNSLYNENLVKGVSAALVVKLFKSWINEKDINAVAPSLWKVSMDNRLMELFPANKQSIEHFTKYFTEAGLKELSEYVWNQQTTGARKELQKELQEQMSRGDPFKDKILYVKEEMKKNNIPEPVVIGIVWSSVMSTVEWNKKEELVAEQAIKRLKQYSPLLAAFTTQGQSELTPLLKIQEYCYDDIRFMKAFQKIVLLFYKAEVLSEEPILKWYKDAHAAKGKSVILEQMKKFGEWLKNAEEESESEAEEGD; via the exons ATGCTTCTGGAGCAAAACTTGATTACTGCCGATATGcagaaacactctttgacattctGGTGGCCGGTGGAATGCTGGCCCCAG GTTTTTAACAAGTTAATCAGGTGCTACAAATACCTGGAGAAAGGTTTTGAAGATGAGGTTAAAAAGCTGCTGCTGTTCTTAAAGGGTTTTTCAGAGTCGGAGAGGAACAACCTAGCTATGTTGACCGGTGTCCTTCTGGCTAATGGAACACTTAATGCATCCACTCTTAATAGCCTTTATAATGAGAATTTGGTTAAAGGGGTTTCAGCAGCTTTGGTTGTAAAGCTCTTTAAATCatggataaatgaaaaagatatcaATGCAGTAGCTCCAAGTCTTTGGAAAGTGAGCATGGATAACAGACTGATGGAACTTTTTCCTGCCAATAAACAAAGCATTGAACACTTCACAAAGTATTTTACCGAGGCAGGCTTGAAAGAGCTTTCAGAGTATGTTTGGAATCAGCAAACCACAGGAGCTCGTAAGGAACTCCAGAAAGAACTTCAAGAACAGATGTCTCGTGGTGATCCATTTAAGGATAAAATTTTGTATGTCAAGgaggagatg aaaaaaaacaacatcccAGAACCAGTTGTCATCGGAATAGTATGGTCCAGTGTAATGAGCACCGTGGAATGGAACAAAAAAGAGGAGCTTGTAGCAGAGCAAGCCATCAAGCGCTTGAAGCAATACAGCCCTCTCCTTGCTGCCTTTACAACTCAAGGTCAGTCTGAGCTGACTCCGTTACTGAAGATTCAGGAGTATTGCTATGACGACATTCGTTTCATGAAAGCCTTCCAGAAAATAGTGCTGCTCTTTTATAAAGCTGAAGTTCTGAGTGAAGAACCCATTCTGAAATGGTATAAAGATGCACATGCTGCCAAGGGGAAAAGTGTTATCCTTGAGCAAATGAAAAAGTTTGGAGAGTGGCTCAAAAATGCTGAAGAAGAATCTGAGTCTGAAGCTGAAGAGGGTGACTGA